Proteins from a single region of Amycolatopsis sp. CA-230715:
- a CDS encoding M4 family metallopeptidase produces MAANATDKDVRRAVLEVLAVDTSVRAARLTEQFIAMPVAEVAPSATAHLQRYIYSANQTQNLPGTLIRSEGQAASGQVTVDEAYDGLGATFKLYWDIYNRNSIDNAGMDLKATVHFGVNYDNAFWNGVQMVFGDGDGVYFNRFTIAVDVMGHELTHGVTAHQANLVYHDQPGALNESVSDVFGSLVKQYALHQTAAQADWLIGQGLLAKGVNGVALRSMKDPGTAYDDPHLGKDPQPSHMSHYVNTTSDNGGVHINSGIPNKAFYLAAIGLGGNAWERAGRIWYTTLCDPRLSSTAQFLDFANLTAANASLLYGANEAQVIIDAWRQVGVNVTFASPKISGNWLLHFSWGATRSYAQTMLSFNGNGTFTGALTGKWHQQDGTILLSFDTGPAKYAGTVDGSVGSGAMSTFGGLDGAWYLSKEGTVGIAKSLLSATQPGSVDASGNGIPKAAAIQAEAQQASGV; encoded by the coding sequence GTGGCAGCGAATGCGACCGACAAAGATGTCCGCCGCGCGGTGCTCGAAGTCCTCGCCGTGGACACCAGCGTGCGCGCCGCCCGGCTCACCGAACAGTTCATCGCGATGCCCGTTGCCGAGGTCGCCCCGTCGGCGACCGCGCACCTGCAGCGCTACATCTACTCCGCGAACCAGACCCAGAACCTGCCGGGCACGCTCATCAGGTCCGAGGGCCAGGCCGCTTCGGGACAGGTCACCGTGGACGAGGCGTACGACGGCCTCGGCGCCACCTTCAAACTGTACTGGGACATCTACAACCGCAACTCGATCGACAACGCGGGGATGGACCTCAAGGCGACCGTCCACTTCGGAGTGAACTACGACAACGCCTTCTGGAACGGCGTCCAGATGGTCTTCGGCGACGGCGACGGCGTGTACTTCAACCGGTTCACCATCGCGGTGGACGTGATGGGCCACGAACTGACCCACGGGGTCACCGCCCACCAGGCGAACCTGGTCTACCACGACCAGCCGGGGGCGCTGAACGAATCGGTGTCGGACGTCTTCGGCTCGTTGGTCAAGCAGTACGCGCTGCACCAGACGGCGGCGCAGGCCGACTGGCTGATCGGGCAGGGCCTGCTCGCCAAGGGCGTCAACGGCGTCGCGCTGCGGTCCATGAAGGACCCCGGCACCGCCTACGACGACCCGCACCTCGGCAAGGACCCGCAGCCGTCGCACATGAGCCACTACGTCAACACCACTTCGGACAACGGTGGCGTGCACATCAACTCCGGCATTCCGAACAAGGCGTTCTACCTCGCCGCGATCGGGCTCGGCGGGAACGCGTGGGAGCGGGCTGGCCGCATCTGGTACACGACGTTGTGCGACCCCAGGCTGTCTTCGACCGCGCAGTTCCTCGACTTCGCGAACCTCACCGCGGCCAACGCGAGCCTGCTCTACGGGGCCAACGAGGCGCAGGTGATCATCGACGCGTGGCGGCAGGTCGGGGTGAACGTGACGTTCGCGTCACCGAAGATCTCCGGCAACTGGCTGCTGCACTTCAGCTGGGGCGCCACGCGGAGCTACGCGCAGACGATGCTGTCGTTCAACGGCAACGGCACCTTCACCGGCGCGCTGACCGGCAAGTGGCACCAGCAGGACGGCACGATCCTGCTGAGCTTCGACACCGGGCCCGCGAAGTACGCGGGCACGGTCGACGGCAGCGTGGGATCCGGTGCGATGTCGACCTTCGGCGGGCTGGACGGTGCCTGGTACCTGTCGAAGGAGGGTACCGTCGGCATCGCGAAGTCCCTGCTGTCCGCGACGCAGCCGGGTTCCGTGGACGCCTCCGGCAACGGCATTCCCAAGGCGGCCGCGATCCAGGCCGAAGCGCAGC